A window of the Amycolatopsis solani genome harbors these coding sequences:
- the folC gene encoding bifunctional tetrahydrofolate synthase/dihydrofolate synthase, translating to MPQDETGRKPDLSDLDSFAGVDELGTSGYEESDDHDPELDVRDTAFEAGGGARGGIGGVGQLGDNLATGPVPDLTVPEDAELHELDDQGAPEVYGSPDGPEARRELMAVEAELNQRWPETKIEPSLTRISALTQLLGEPNKGYPVLHVAGTNGKGSTARMIDALLTRMGLRVGRYTSPHLQLVTERIALDGHPISAARYAELWHDIAPYVAMVDGAAADGVAMTKFEILTGMAFAAFADAPVEAAVLEAGLGGAWDATNVADADVAVITPIGLDHVEYLGPDAVSAAREKAGIIKPGSVAVIAEQDAEVQKVLLERAVEVDAAVARAGSEFGVLEREVAVGGQLLKLQGLGGVYDDIFLPLHGAHQAANAALALAAVEAFFGAGKDKQLVIEAVREAFAEVETPGRLERVRAAPAVMIDAAHNPHGARALAATVAEEFAFRRLVAVVGVMAEKDAHGILDALEPVVSDIVVTRNSSPRSMPLDELNQLAISVFGEDRVVAETDLETAIETAIALVEAGDDPEEPLAGGGVLVTGSVVTAGETRTLFGKEPA from the coding sequence GTGCCGCAGGATGAGACAGGTCGGAAGCCGGACCTGTCGGATCTGGACAGCTTCGCGGGCGTCGACGAACTGGGGACGTCGGGGTACGAGGAGTCCGACGACCACGACCCCGAGCTGGACGTCCGCGACACCGCGTTCGAGGCCGGCGGCGGTGCGCGCGGTGGCATCGGCGGCGTCGGCCAGCTGGGCGACAACCTCGCCACCGGCCCGGTGCCCGACCTGACCGTGCCCGAGGACGCCGAGCTGCACGAGCTCGACGACCAGGGCGCACCCGAGGTCTACGGCAGCCCGGACGGCCCCGAAGCCCGCCGCGAGCTGATGGCCGTCGAGGCCGAGCTGAACCAGCGCTGGCCGGAGACGAAGATCGAGCCGTCGCTGACCCGGATCTCCGCGCTGACGCAGCTGCTGGGCGAGCCGAACAAGGGCTACCCGGTGCTGCACGTCGCCGGCACGAACGGCAAGGGCTCCACGGCCCGGATGATCGACGCGCTGCTGACCCGGATGGGCCTGCGCGTCGGCCGCTACACGAGCCCCCACCTGCAGCTGGTCACCGAGCGGATCGCGCTCGACGGCCACCCGATCTCCGCGGCGCGCTACGCCGAGCTGTGGCACGACATCGCGCCGTACGTCGCCATGGTGGACGGTGCCGCCGCGGACGGCGTCGCGATGACCAAGTTCGAGATCCTCACCGGGATGGCGTTCGCCGCCTTCGCCGACGCGCCGGTCGAGGCCGCCGTGCTCGAAGCGGGCCTCGGCGGCGCCTGGGACGCCACGAACGTCGCCGACGCCGACGTCGCCGTCATCACCCCGATCGGGCTCGACCACGTCGAGTACCTGGGGCCCGACGCGGTCAGCGCAGCGCGCGAAAAGGCGGGCATCATCAAGCCCGGCTCGGTCGCCGTCATCGCCGAGCAGGACGCCGAGGTGCAGAAGGTGCTGCTGGAACGCGCCGTCGAGGTCGACGCGGCGGTCGCGCGGGCCGGCAGCGAGTTCGGCGTGCTGGAGCGCGAAGTCGCCGTGGGCGGGCAGCTGCTGAAGCTGCAGGGCCTCGGCGGCGTGTACGACGACATCTTCCTGCCGCTGCACGGCGCCCACCAGGCCGCGAACGCCGCGCTCGCGCTGGCCGCGGTCGAGGCGTTCTTCGGCGCGGGCAAGGACAAGCAGCTGGTAATCGAGGCCGTGCGCGAGGCGTTCGCCGAGGTCGAGACCCCGGGACGGCTGGAGCGGGTCCGCGCGGCCCCCGCGGTCATGATCGACGCGGCCCACAACCCGCACGGCGCCCGCGCGCTCGCGGCGACCGTCGCCGAGGAGTTCGCCTTCCGCCGCCTGGTCGCGGTGGTCGGCGTGATGGCCGAAAAGGACGCGCACGGCATCCTCGACGCGCTCGAGCCGGTGGTCTCGGACATCGTCGTCACGCGCAACTCCTCGCCCCGCTCGATGCCGCTGGACGAGCTCAACCAGCTGGCGATCTCGGTGTTCGGCGAGGACCGGGTGGTCGCCGAGACCGACCTGGAGACGGCGATCGAGACGGCGATCGCGCTGGTGGAGGCCGGCGACGACCCCGAGGAGCCGCTCGCGGGCGGTGGCGTGCTCGTCACCGGCTCGGTGGTCACCGCGGGCGAAACGCGGACGCTGTTCGGGAAGGAGCCGGCGTGA